The following are from one region of the Tautonia plasticadhaerens genome:
- a CDS encoding FHA domain-containing protein, giving the protein MQRFWGVCGAVGPLEVRADDGSGAGEIRRVVRTPFVVIGRDPKADIVLDHDAISRRHAYLQVVAGRIFWVDLGSRAGVAQDGVVAPMGWLGRGEAIDLGPFRVVVDVLGTTGDDPDGRPNPMTDRGPASWPDAALEFPNHPGGAARWRIGRILTLVGRSTDCRLRIDDDGVSRFHCALVRTPEGPWAVDLLSREGIRLEGARARIARLDPGASLHVGRYRMIVRPADPPRPCSNDDAPASLPRLPRDQLPEVARRRRPPAPVIDRPVVELPGMAGRPGDLEAYLGRLEQMQLQMFEQFHEAMMTMFRTFGAMQRDQMDRVGEELDRIRELGLELRSLQSGDRPAGPPPPGPGPSPGAPPSAPREGDTRSPSSPSPPDPTGGAAGRDLHDAICQRIARLEAERQSRWRRIIDLISGGAGP; this is encoded by the coding sequence ATGCAGCGATTCTGGGGGGTCTGCGGGGCAGTCGGGCCGCTCGAGGTCCGGGCCGACGACGGGTCGGGCGCCGGGGAGATCCGTCGCGTCGTGCGGACGCCCTTCGTGGTGATCGGCCGGGATCCGAAGGCCGACATCGTCCTCGACCACGACGCGATCAGCCGCCGACACGCCTACCTCCAGGTGGTCGCCGGCCGGATCTTCTGGGTCGACCTGGGGAGCCGGGCGGGGGTCGCCCAGGACGGGGTCGTCGCCCCGATGGGATGGCTCGGGCGCGGCGAGGCGATCGACCTCGGTCCCTTCCGGGTCGTTGTCGACGTCCTGGGGACGACCGGCGACGACCCCGACGGCCGGCCCAACCCGATGACCGACCGGGGGCCGGCGTCGTGGCCCGACGCGGCCCTGGAATTCCCGAACCACCCCGGGGGCGCGGCCCGATGGCGGATCGGCCGGATCCTGACGCTCGTCGGCCGGTCGACCGACTGCCGGTTGCGGATCGACGACGACGGCGTCTCTCGGTTCCATTGCGCCCTGGTGCGGACGCCCGAGGGCCCCTGGGCCGTCGACTTGCTCAGCCGAGAGGGGATCCGCCTCGAAGGAGCCCGGGCCCGGATCGCCCGGCTCGATCCGGGGGCGAGCTTGCACGTCGGCCGCTACCGGATGATCGTGAGGCCGGCCGACCCGCCCCGGCCCTGCAGCAACGACGACGCCCCGGCAAGCCTCCCCCGCCTCCCCCGGGACCAGCTCCCCGAGGTCGCCCGCCGTCGACGCCCCCCCGCCCCGGTCATCGACCGTCCGGTCGTCGAGCTGCCCGGGATGGCCGGCCGGCCCGGCGACCTGGAAGCCTACCTCGGCCGACTCGAGCAGATGCAGCTGCAGATGTTCGAGCAGTTCCACGAGGCGATGATGACCATGTTCCGGACCTTCGGCGCCATGCAACGCGACCAGATGGACCGGGTGGGCGAGGAGCTTGACCGGATCCGGGAACTCGGCCTGGAGTTGCGCTCGTTGCAGTCGGGCGATCGGCCGGCGGGCCCGCCCCCCCCCGGCCCGGGGCCCTCCCCCGGGGCGCCGCCATCGGCCCCTCGGGAGGGGGACACCCGGTCCCCATCCTCGCCCTCGCCGCCCGACCCGACGGGGGGTGCGGCCGGCCGCGACCTGCACGACGCGATCTGCCAGCGGATCGCCCGGCTCGAGGCCGAACGGCAGAGCCGATGGCGTCGGATCATCGACCTGATCTCGGGGGGGGCGGGGCCGTGA